TCaaagttttttcattttaaagctTCACAGCGGAGGCGGAGGAATTTTATACAAGGAATTAGAGACTTAGAAAATAATTGGGTGGAGGAACAGGAGGATATTGCTGATGTGGCGACCAACTACTTTGGGGATTTGTTTAGTGCAGGGGTGTGTGACCAAATTGGAGAATGTCTAAATGCAGTCTCTCACAAGGTTACTGATGATATGCGGCAAACTTTGTCCAATGAATTCACTGCAGATGAGATAAAGGAAGCTTTGTTTCAAATGGGACCCACAAAAGCTCCTGGACCCGATGGTATGAATGCCCttttctatcaaaaattttGCACATTGTTGGTGATAATGTAATCTCTGCtgtgttggatttttttaattctagTGTTTTGGAGCCTGAAATAAATCATACCAATATCGTGTTGATTCCCAAGGTAATGGCCCCTAAAAAAATGTCGGATTTTCGACCTATTAGCTTATGCAATGTGATTTATAAAATCATATCGAAGGTGTTGGCTAACAGATTAAAGCAAGTTCTTCCACATATTATTTCTTCCACTCAAAGTGCTTTTGTTCCGGGTCGTCTTATTACTGACAATGTGTTGGTGGCATGTGAAACCTTACATTCCATGCGTGGGAGGAGGAAAGGAAAAACAGGTTTGCTTGCTCTGAAATTAGACAGAAGCAAAGCTTATGATCGAGTGGAATGGGCATTCTTGAAGGGTATCATGGTAAAATTGGGCTTCCCGGATAATTGGATAAATTGGGTGATGACATGTGTGAGTACTCCTACTTTTTCTGTCCTTATTAATAGCAAACCTTTTGGGCATATTACTCCATCTAGAGGGCTCTGTCAAGGGGATCCCCTTTCGCCTTATTTGTTTCTCCTATGTGCAGAAGGTTTTTCTTCTTTGCTGTTTCAAGCAGAGGTTGAGGGGCGCCTACATGGGGTTTCTATTTGCAAGCGAGCACCAAGAATCTCCCATCTACTTTTTGCTGACGACTCTTTGCTCTTCTGCCAGGCTACCCAAAAGGAAGTTAATGAGGTTAATGGGATCCTACAAACATATGCAAGTGCATCGGGGCAATGCATTAATTTGGAGAAATCATCGGTTTTGTTTAGTAGTAATACACCTGAAACACAAAAGGAGTGGACAAAGGCGACCTTAGGAGTGAAGGAGGTGGAGTACTTTGAATCTTACTTGGGCTTGCCTACTTTTATAGGGCGTGCAAAATACCAGACCTTTGCATTTATAAAGGATAGAGTCTGGAAAAAACTACAAGGTTGGAAAGGAAAATTACTCTCTAGAGCGGTTAAAGAAGTGTTAATCAAGGCGGTGGCTCAATCCATCCCGACCTACACAATGGGGGTATTCCAGTTACCGGTAAAGCTATGTAATGAACTCAGTGCGATGTGTGCAaggttttggtgggggcaagTGGAGAACGAAAGGAAGATACATTGGAAGAGTTGGGGAGTGCTATCTCAGGCCAAGAAGGATGGTGGGATGGGCTTTCGGGATCTAAGGGCCTTCAATTTGGCTTTGTTGGCTAAGCAAGGGTGGAGATTGATGCAAAGCCATGACTCTCTATTATATCAATGCTTCAAATATCGATACTTCCCACGGTGTAATTTTTTGGAGGCTAGTGATTCACCAAATAGCTCTTTTGTCTGGAAGAGCTTAATGGCAGCCATGCCTATTTTAAAACAAGGGTGCTGTTGGAGAGTCGGGGATGGGTCCTCAATTAGAGTCATGGAGGACAGATGGATTATAAACTATCCAACCAATAAGGTCCTTCACCCTCCAGAAGAACAGGATTGGGAATGGAGAGTATCTGACCTCATAGATCAGACGTCCAGGAGTTGGGATAGGGAGTTGGTTTGGTCAAAATTTCATAGGGACGACGCTGAAGCGATATGCCGGATTCCACTGAGCCATCGAACTGTTTCGGATTCACTACTTTGGCTTCACACCAAGGATGGTCGGTACTCGGTAAGGTCAGGGTATTATTTGGCTAGACAAATTTTAAGGTCTGATAATTGGGCTGAATGTTCTTCAGGGTGTAGTGGCCGTGATGTGTGGGAGAAGCTGTGGAAGTTGAAGGTTCCGAATAAATTAAAAGTCTATGGGTGGAGGGCTTGTCAAGATATTTTTCCCACAAGGGCAAACTTGGCTCGAAGGAAAATATTGGAAGATGAGCACTATGAAGTATGCAAGACAGCTCCGAAGACTGGAATTCATGCTTTATGGGAATGTCCGGTGGCCCAGGATGTTTGATCTGGTAGTTTGGTGAGACTGCAGAAATGTACCCATGGTTACGATGATGTGTTACAACTTTTTGGGGAGTTACTCAACCGTTTGTCTAGAGAGgagtttgaattatttttgacTCTGTCATGGGTTATTTGGAATCAGAGAAACGCTGTAATACATGGGGGGAAGATTAAAGATCCTGGACAGCTGTGTAAACGAGCAGAGGTTTACCTACTTGAGTACCATCAAGCACAAGACCAGCTCTCAATACCGAGTAGACAGCAGAGTGTGACTCAGTGGCAGCCCCTTCCTATCGATCGCTATAAACTGAACTTTGATGCTGCCATCTTCACGGAATTGGGTTGTTCAGGATTTGGTGCGATTGTTCGGAATGAGCGGGGAGAAGTCATGGCGGCCTTGTCTGTTAAAGGACCTCTGGTTTGGAATAGTGAAGAAGCTGAAGCACTTGCATGTCGAAGAGCAGTGGAGTTTGCCATTGATGCTGGCTTTGCTGAATTGATGATTGAAGGAGATAATGTGAATGTTATGAAAGCGGTTTGCTCCAACAGTATGGACAAAGCTAGGTTGGGTCATGTTTTCCAGGATATCCAATGTCTTGTACACGGTCTAAGATGGAGTTCTGTCAGTTGTGTTAAGCGGGGTGCTAATGGCGCAGCACATTCCTTAGCTCGCTTTGCCCGTTATGTATCTGAGGAAACAATCTGGTTAGAGGAGTGTCCTCCTCCAGCTAGTGATGCTCTGTACCAAGATTTGTTAAGTTTAAATTGAATGAAAAGTCGGgtcctttttcaaaaaaaaaaaaaaaaaaaaaagcataacaCCACTATAAAGTAAGTGTGTATTTATATCTTCAAGATGCATTCTTAGGGTCTACTTAGATAtcacttattactgaaaactgaaaatactgtaacaaaataatttttaaatgtgttaaTAGTACCGTAagacccaattttaaagttgtttttttgaaaataagtaaTTACAGGTCCCATAAATAGTGCACGGGACTCACAAAAAATGCTGGACGTAGCCGCTATCCAAACATATACTCATTATAGTTTTGTGTCTCTATTTTCCAACACATCAAAAAATGCAATCTGTAAAGTAgcacattttaaattttcttgccttTATTTATGTCTCTTTGGTTTCCGAAACATCCTATCCAATTCTTAAGTCTTGTTTGTTGCGTGTTGAATATTTGATCAAATCTTTGAttcttattaaatatttttgccttgaaaataaaatttggcacTACTCATGTTTGGAGGGCTGTGAGGCTGTCTTAGGTGGGTTCTTTTGCTTTGACTCTTTGACCCTTTTACACTTGttccaagttttttttcttcttaaaatatAATGATCAGATAATTTAGATTTATATGTAATGGATTG
This genomic stretch from Quercus lobata isolate SW786 chromosome 3, ValleyOak3.0 Primary Assembly, whole genome shotgun sequence harbors:
- the LOC115980314 gene encoding uncharacterized protein LOC115980314; the encoded protein is MSDFRPISLCNVIYKIISKVLANRLKQVLPHIISSTQSAFVPGRLITDNVLVACETLHSMRGRRKGKTGLLALKLDRSKAYDRVEWAFLKGIMVKLGFPDNWINWVMTCVSTPTFSVLINSKPFGHITPSRGLCQGDPLSPYLFLLCAEGFSSLLFQAEVEGRLHGVSICKRAPRISHLLFADDSLLFCQATQKEVNEVNGILQTYASASGQCINLEKSSVLFSSNTPETQKEWTKATLGVKEVEYFESYLGLPTFIGRAKYQTFAFIKDRVWKKLQGWKGKLLSRAVKEVLIKAVAQSIPTYTMGVFQLPVKLCNELSAMCARFWWGQVENERKIHWKSWGVLSQAKKDGGMGFRDLRAFNLALLAKQGWRLMQSHDSLLYQCFKYRYFPRCNFLEASDSPNSSFVWKSLMAAMPILKQGCCWRVGDGSSIRVMEDRWIINYPTNKVLHPPEEQDWEWRVSDLIDQTSRSWDRELVWSKFHRDDAEAICRIPLSHRTVSDSLLWLHTKDGRYSVRSGYYLARQILRSDNWAECSSGCSGRDVWEKLWKLKVPNKLKVYGWRACQDIFPTRANLARRKILEDEHYEVCKTAPKTGIHALWECPVAQDRNAVIHGGKIKDPGQLCKRAEVYLLEYHQAQDQLSIPSRQQSVTQWQPLPIDRYKLNFDAAIFTELGCSGFGAIVRNERGEVMAALSVKGPLVWNSEEAEALACRRAVEFAIDAGFAELMIEGDNVNVMKAVCSNSMDKARLGHVFQDIQCLVHGLRWSSVSCVKRGANGAAHSLARFARYVSEETIWLEECPPPASDALYQDLLSLN